A single region of the Dehalococcoides mccartyi genome encodes:
- a CDS encoding 2Fe-2S iron-sulfur cluster-binding protein: MEEIKLTIDGREITAQNGQTVFQAAAATGIHIPSLCFHEQLEPYGGCRVCSVEVVTGSRSKVVASCVYPASNGLVVNTNTEKIRHIRKVLIELLLTKAPASKPIRDLAEEYGADTARFSHDASFCILCGLCVRYCAEVKKANALCFISRGTQREVTFVPEIANRECEKCQQCFDICPTNFIRANFEMAKALTFGTEE; the protein is encoded by the coding sequence ATGGAAGAAATCAAGCTTACCATAGATGGCAGGGAAATTACTGCTCAAAACGGGCAAACTGTTTTTCAGGCAGCGGCCGCAACTGGTATTCATATACCTTCGCTTTGCTTTCATGAGCAGCTTGAACCATACGGCGGATGCCGTGTATGCAGCGTGGAGGTAGTAACAGGCTCGCGCTCCAAGGTGGTAGCTTCGTGTGTTTATCCGGCATCAAACGGTCTGGTAGTAAATACCAATACCGAAAAAATACGCCATATCCGCAAGGTACTTATAGAGTTGCTGCTTACTAAAGCCCCCGCTTCAAAACCCATACGAGACCTGGCTGAAGAATATGGTGCGGATACCGCCCGCTTCAGTCATGATGCTTCTTTTTGTATACTCTGCGGCTTATGCGTGCGCTACTGTGCCGAGGTTAAAAAGGCCAATGCTTTGTGCTTTATCAGCCGGGGTACTCAGCGTGAAGTAACGTTTGTACCTGAAATTGCCAACCGTGAATGTGAAAAGTGCCAGCAATGTTTTGATATTTGTCCCACAAACTTTATCCGGGCTAATTTTGAAATGGCCAAAGCTCTCACTTTCGGGACTGAGGAATAG
- a CDS encoding nickel-dependent hydrogenase large subunit produces the protein MARTVIPFGPQHPVFPEPVQLKLECEDETVVGVTPVIGYVHRGVEKACEINTLRQNIFLVERICGICSIQHALCYCQGIEELAGIEIPQRAHYLRTAWAELSRLHSHSLWLGLLADALGFESLFMQIWRAREIILDILEMTAGHRVITSACVVGGVRRDIDDEMLKKTENMLGEFRKMMDKTILPTLLNDPTLKKRTVGKGILSYDQAVTLGSCGPTMRGSGVSSDVRSTGYAAFKELGFEPVVETAGDSYARTLVRTRELYQSIDLTLAALHQMPAGEIMVKADAYPEGEIFTRVEQPRGELTYYIKANGTNHLDRCKIRTPTFANIPTLLVMLPGCELADVPVITLSIDPCISCTER, from the coding sequence ATGGCACGCACAGTAATACCCTTCGGGCCACAGCATCCGGTATTCCCTGAGCCGGTACAGCTTAAACTGGAATGCGAAGACGAAACGGTAGTCGGAGTTACGCCTGTTATCGGTTATGTACACCGCGGGGTAGAAAAGGCCTGTGAGATAAATACCCTGCGGCAGAATATATTTCTGGTAGAACGTATCTGCGGCATCTGTTCAATCCAGCACGCCCTTTGCTATTGCCAGGGCATAGAGGAACTGGCCGGTATTGAAATTCCCCAGCGGGCGCATTATCTGCGCACTGCCTGGGCTGAGCTTTCCCGTCTTCACAGCCATAGCCTCTGGCTGGGTTTGTTGGCGGATGCACTCGGTTTTGAAAGTCTGTTCATGCAAATCTGGCGCGCCCGTGAGATTATCCTGGATATACTGGAGATGACTGCCGGACACCGGGTTATCACCTCTGCCTGTGTGGTGGGCGGGGTACGCCGTGACATAGATGATGAGATGCTGAAAAAGACTGAAAATATGCTGGGTGAGTTTAGAAAGATGATGGATAAAACTATCCTGCCCACCCTGCTGAATGACCCCACCTTGAAAAAACGGACTGTAGGCAAAGGTATTTTATCCTATGACCAGGCTGTTACTTTAGGATCTTGCGGCCCTACCATGCGCGGCAGCGGCGTTTCGTCTGATGTCCGTTCCACCGGGTATGCCGCTTTTAAGGAGTTGGGCTTTGAACCGGTAGTGGAAACTGCCGGAGACAGCTATGCCCGTACTTTAGTACGCACCCGTGAATTATATCAATCTATAGACCTTACTCTGGCGGCTCTCCATCAGATGCCTGCCGGTGAAATAATGGTTAAGGCAGATGCCTATCCTGAAGGGGAAATATTCACCCGGGTGGAACAACCCCGAGGTGAACTTACTTACTATATAAAGGCTAACGGCACCAACCACCTTGATAGGTGCAAAATACGCACCCCCACTTTTGCAAATATCCCTACCCTATTGGTAATGCTGCCGGGGTGTGAACTGGCAGATGTGCCTGTTATTACCTTATCTATAGACCCATGTATATCCTGCACGGAGCGTTAG
- a CDS encoding NADH-quinone oxidoreductase subunit H, with protein MNEWLLVALALVLPPVLGSLLRGFDRILTARMQGRFGPPLLQPIYDTIKLLAKRRMITGRMQAVGSIGYLLFIMAATVMFFLGQDLLLIVLVLGVADVFLVVGAFATRSPYSQIGANRELLQILSYEPILIIMAIELYVANGSFMISEIDQPLLPSLWPILLTLVLVLVILMRKSPFDISSSEHAHQELVKGVFTEYSGIHLGLIEIAHMYELILVLGFISLMWLPGIVPGVALALGCWFLVLVIDNITARLTWSSMLKISWMFGLGLALVNLIGLSVLGGA; from the coding sequence ATGAACGAATGGTTGCTGGTTGCCCTAGCCCTGGTTTTGCCCCCGGTACTCGGCAGTTTGCTTCGCGGGTTTGACCGTATATTAACTGCCCGCATGCAGGGAAGATTCGGGCCGCCTTTGCTTCAGCCTATCTACGATACTATCAAGCTGCTTGCCAAACGCCGCATGATTACTGGCCGTATGCAGGCCGTTGGTTCTATAGGTTACCTGCTGTTTATCATGGCGGCTACAGTCATGTTTTTCCTCGGCCAAGACCTGCTGCTGATTGTACTGGTGCTGGGTGTGGCAGACGTATTTCTGGTTGTGGGTGCTTTTGCCACCCGTTCCCCGTACAGCCAGATTGGTGCCAACCGTGAGCTTCTGCAGATACTTTCTTATGAACCTATCTTGATTATAATGGCTATCGAGCTTTATGTTGCTAACGGCAGTTTCATGATTTCCGAAATAGACCAGCCCTTGCTGCCCTCATTGTGGCCCATATTGCTCACCCTGGTTCTGGTACTGGTTATTCTTATGCGTAAATCCCCGTTTGATATATCTTCTTCGGAACATGCCCATCAAGAACTGGTGAAAGGTGTATTTACCGAATATTCAGGCATTCACCTTGGGCTTATAGAAATTGCTCATATGTACGAACTGATACTGGTACTGGGATTTATCTCTCTCATGTGGCTTCCGGGTATTGTGCCCGGCGTTGCCCTGGCACTGGGTTGCTGGTTTTTGGTGCTGGTGATTGACAATATTACAGCCCGTCTTACCTGGTCGTCCATGCTCAAAATATCATGGATGTTCGGGCTGGGTTTGGCGTTGGTTAACCTTATCGGACTTTCAGTACTGGGAGGGGCATAA
- a CDS encoding NADH-quinone oxidoreductase subunit B family protein: protein MDFVTKSQIKSPWLLHFDCGSCNGCDIEILACLTPIYDVERFGIVNMGNPKHSDVLLVTGPANKRNYRVLQNLYQQMPDPKVVIVIGTCGCSGGVFHNCPNILGGVDKVIPVDVYVPGCAARPEAIIDGVVMGLGKLAEKKAKAKADAKCEEQHV from the coding sequence TTGGATTTTGTTACAAAGTCCCAGATAAAATCACCTTGGCTGCTCCATTTTGATTGCGGCAGTTGCAATGGGTGTGATATTGAAATACTGGCCTGCCTTACCCCTATTTATGATGTTGAACGTTTCGGCATTGTAAACATGGGAAACCCCAAACACTCGGATGTACTTCTGGTAACCGGCCCCGCCAATAAACGTAATTACCGTGTTTTACAAAACTTGTATCAGCAAATGCCTGACCCAAAAGTAGTTATTGTTATAGGCACTTGCGGTTGCAGCGGCGGTGTTTTTCATAACTGTCCGAATATACTGGGCGGTGTAGATAAGGTAATACCTGTAGATGTTTATGTCCCCGGCTGTGCCGCCAGACCAGAAGCCATTATAGACGGTGTGGTTATGGGACTTGGCAAGCTGGCTGAGAAAAAAGCTAAAGCCAAAGCCGATGCCAAATGTGAGGAACAGCATGTGTAA
- a CDS encoding NADH-ubiquinone oxidoreductase-F iron-sulfur binding region domain-containing protein, translating to MPRLNTPAELEILRKKLVEKQSANRLCITICCGTGCRALGSVKLVDAFRAELAKQGLESSVDIKETGCHGFCEKGSVVVIYPQNICYFHVKPEDAADVVAKTIKTGELVDHLLYKDPASGERLVYHQDIPFYKYQERTVLGDNEHINPQNIEDYIQRGGYSALVKTLFHMTPESVLDEVDKANLRGRGGGGFPAGKKWRTTRDAADLVKYVLVNCDEGDPGAFMDRSIMEGNPHCVLEGLAIGAFAIGAKEGYIYVRAEYPLAVENLYAAIRQAEEYGLLGKNILGSGFDFIVKVHEGAGAFVSGESSALMTAIEGRVGEPRPKYIRTAIKGLWDKPSNLNNVETWANVPHIINKGAEWFRSIGTEGSKGTKIFALVGKVNNTGLVEVPMGTTLRDIIFKIGGGLRDGKKIKAVQTGGPSGGCIPENLLDSPVDYDVLSKLGSMVGSGGLIIMDEETCMVDIARYFINFLSDESCGKCLPCREGLRQLVDILTRITEGKGTMADMDTLEDLSGVMSEACLCALGQQAPNPLLTTLKYFRHEYIDHIKNKHCEAGVCKALLTFYIDPDKCKACMICARNCPTDAIKGGKGLIHTIEQDKCIKCGACLDTCPAKFDAVRKISGIPVPQNVPSEPIPLNRKAE from the coding sequence ATGCCAAGGCTAAATACTCCGGCTGAGCTGGAAATACTGCGAAAAAAACTGGTTGAAAAACAGTCTGCCAACCGTCTCTGCATAACGATATGTTGCGGCACCGGTTGTCGGGCATTGGGTTCGGTTAAACTGGTAGATGCTTTCCGGGCTGAGCTTGCCAAACAGGGCCTGGAAAGTTCAGTTGATATTAAAGAGACCGGCTGCCATGGTTTTTGTGAAAAAGGTTCGGTAGTTGTTATCTATCCCCAAAATATCTGCTATTTCCATGTAAAACCTGAAGACGCCGCAGACGTTGTTGCTAAAACAATAAAAACCGGCGAACTGGTAGACCATTTGCTTTACAAAGACCCTGCCAGCGGCGAAAGGCTGGTTTATCATCAGGATATCCCCTTTTACAAATATCAGGAACGGACTGTACTGGGCGATAACGAGCATATAAACCCCCAGAATATAGAGGATTATATCCAGCGGGGCGGTTATTCCGCCCTGGTTAAAACTCTTTTCCACATGACCCCTGAATCAGTACTGGACGAAGTGGACAAAGCTAACCTGCGGGGGCGCGGTGGCGGCGGTTTCCCGGCCGGTAAAAAGTGGCGAACTACCCGTGATGCCGCAGACCTTGTCAAATATGTACTAGTTAACTGTGACGAAGGTGATCCGGGGGCATTTATGGACCGTTCCATCATGGAGGGGAATCCCCACTGTGTATTGGAAGGTCTAGCTATCGGGGCTTTTGCAATCGGTGCAAAAGAAGGTTATATATATGTCCGTGCTGAATATCCTCTGGCGGTGGAAAACCTGTATGCTGCCATAAGGCAGGCAGAGGAGTATGGTCTGCTTGGTAAAAATATACTTGGCTCCGGCTTTGATTTTATTGTCAAAGTCCACGAAGGTGCAGGCGCTTTTGTTTCCGGCGAATCTTCGGCCCTAATGACTGCCATTGAAGGACGGGTCGGTGAACCCCGCCCCAAATATATCCGCACTGCTATCAAGGGGCTCTGGGATAAACCCTCAAATCTAAATAACGTGGAAACCTGGGCTAATGTCCCCCATATTATAAACAAAGGGGCGGAGTGGTTCAGGTCTATCGGTACCGAAGGCAGCAAAGGCACCAAAATATTTGCTTTGGTTGGCAAGGTTAACAATACCGGATTGGTAGAAGTGCCTATGGGTACTACCCTCCGGGACATTATATTTAAAATAGGCGGCGGTCTGCGTGACGGTAAAAAAATAAAAGCTGTACAGACAGGCGGTCCGTCAGGCGGCTGCATACCCGAAAACCTGCTGGATTCGCCTGTTGATTATGATGTGCTGAGTAAACTGGGTTCTATGGTAGGTTCAGGCGGGCTTATCATAATGGACGAAGAAACCTGCATGGTAGATATTGCCCGCTATTTTATAAACTTTCTTTCAGACGAATCCTGCGGAAAATGCCTGCCCTGCCGCGAAGGACTCCGCCAGCTGGTAGATATACTTACCCGTATTACCGAAGGCAAAGGCACTATGGCAGATATGGACACTCTGGAAGACCTGAGCGGGGTGATGAGTGAAGCCTGCCTGTGCGCTTTGGGACAGCAAGCCCCCAATCCTTTGCTGACCACCCTTAAATATTTCCGCCATGAATACATTGACCACATTAAAAACAAACACTGCGAAGCCGGTGTCTGCAAAGCCTTGCTTACTTTCTATATTGACCCTGACAAATGCAAAGCCTGCATGATTTGCGCCCGAAACTGCCCCACTGATGCCATCAAGGGCGGCAAAGGGCTTATTCATACTATAGAACAGGATAAATGCATCAAATGCGGTGCCTGTCTGGATACCTGCCCGGCCAAATTTGATGCGGTCAGGAAAATATCCGGCATACCTGTCCCACAAAATGTACCGTCTGAACCTATTCCTTTGAACCGGAAGGCAGAATAA
- a CDS encoding 4Fe-4S binding protein, with translation MPWMIGTILKNLFSTPPTRRYPYEKRESFDGSRGNITWDAGRCDMCNDCARVCPARAITLKPEKHIIEYDPLKCIYCGTCTETCLQHAIIQHPLYAAPQVEHICQITEVHHYRY, from the coding sequence ATGCCCTGGATGATAGGAACAATACTTAAAAATTTGTTTTCAACTCCCCCCACCCGCCGCTACCCATACGAAAAACGGGAGTCATTTGATGGTTCACGCGGTAACATTACCTGGGATGCCGGGCGTTGTGATATGTGCAACGATTGTGCCCGGGTCTGCCCTGCCCGCGCTATTACGCTTAAACCGGAAAAACACATTATAGAGTATGACCCGTTGAAGTGTATTTACTGCGGGACCTGTACTGAGACATGTCTGCAGCATGCCATTATCCAGCATCCGTTGTATGCTGCACCTCAGGTTGAACATATTTGCCAGATAACCGAAGTACATCACTACCGCTACTAG
- the epmA gene encoding EF-P lysine aminoacylase EpmA, with protein MYSDERQRLERLKDNLKRRMQILGLIRSFFNEQGFLEVETPVFVPSVAPERYIKPIECQNGYLSTSPELYMKRMLAAGYTTIYQISRCFRAEEKGRHHNPEFSMLEWYRVGTDYLQMITDTENLFYYIAMKLFGKPMVSYLGHNIDLTPPWERKTVHDAFRDIAGWNPIIIDDGKRFDDDLVLKVIPSFPSEQPMVLMDYPAKMASLARIKETKPEVAERAEFFISGLEMANAYSELTDPLEQASRFAEEKWLIESEQNRRVVSPDKFLEAVKHLPVCAGNALGIDRLVMFFCNTDQIQDVMPFTADTA; from the coding sequence ATGTATTCTGATGAGAGGCAGCGGCTGGAAAGACTGAAAGATAACCTGAAACGCCGCATGCAAATCCTGGGTTTAATCCGCAGTTTTTTCAATGAGCAGGGGTTTCTGGAAGTGGAGACCCCTGTTTTTGTTCCCTCAGTTGCGCCGGAACGCTATATAAAACCGATTGAATGCCAAAATGGTTATCTGTCGACCTCACCTGAACTGTATATGAAGCGTATGCTGGCAGCGGGATATACAACCATCTATCAGATAAGCCGCTGTTTCCGGGCTGAAGAAAAAGGCCGCCATCACAACCCTGAATTCAGTATGCTTGAATGGTATAGGGTCGGAACAGATTACCTGCAGATGATAACTGATACCGAGAATCTATTTTATTATATCGCCATGAAGCTTTTTGGCAAACCCATGGTTTCTTATCTGGGGCATAATATTGACCTTACCCCCCCGTGGGAACGCAAAACGGTACATGATGCGTTTAGGGATATCGCAGGCTGGAATCCTATAATTATAGATGATGGAAAGCGTTTTGATGATGACCTGGTGTTAAAGGTTATTCCGTCTTTTCCATCCGAACAGCCTATGGTGCTGATGGATTATCCGGCTAAAATGGCATCTCTGGCCAGGATAAAAGAGACTAAACCGGAAGTAGCCGAACGAGCAGAGTTTTTTATATCCGGCTTGGAAATGGCCAATGCCTATTCAGAGCTGACAGACCCGCTTGAGCAGGCAAGCCGTTTTGCCGAAGAAAAATGGCTGATAGAATCCGAACAGAATAGACGGGTAGTTTCACCTGATAAATTTTTAGAGGCCGTAAAACATTTGCCCGTTTGTGCAGGAAATGCACTGGGTATAGACCGCCTGGTTATGTTTTTCTGTAATACAGACCAAATACAAGACGTAATGCCATTTACCGCAGACACTGCCTGA
- a CDS encoding FAD-dependent oxidoreductase, which translates to MLENAEYIKTEELLDQTQKLYDEGAIFCTASCIDLGDEFEVIYHYNLENGLRMKHLRLKIDKNETVSSISNIYLCASLIENEMQELYQLKLSKIAIDFSGGFLVTKETPKSYMIKAPDYKLIPVERLTAPCQKACPAGIDVSRYVRLCGEGNYDAALAVIKQAMPFPGILGRVCLAPCESACRQGKCGESISIKQLKRAAYEYGHYTDTITAKPTGKKVAVVGSGPAGLAAAYFLAKKGHKVTVFEVLPKAGGYMRVGIPEYALPRQILDAEIENVAKLGVEFKLGTAVNSLSSLKEMGFDATLLALGANQGVRRSNIIAAFSGATDVFKKFGLAVENINGSNVLKVDDDTLSTSQEGVFACGDAVNGPTSVIHAVASGKKAAASIDKYLGSDGKWVYENIVAHEPVSRDIFLERILPKSKPLSVKYDIKQAKERNEEIAGYSREVAAAEGKRCWRCDLEE; encoded by the coding sequence ATGTTAGAAAATGCTGAATATATAAAAACCGAAGAACTGCTTGACCAAACCCAAAAGCTCTATGACGAAGGGGCAATATTCTGTACGGCTTCCTGTATAGACTTAGGTGATGAATTTGAAGTCATTTACCACTACAATCTGGAAAATGGCCTTAGGATGAAGCATCTTCGGTTAAAAATAGATAAAAATGAAACTGTTTCCAGTATTTCAAACATATATCTATGTGCTTCGCTTATTGAAAACGAAATGCAGGAGCTTTACCAGCTCAAACTCAGCAAAATTGCCATAGATTTCAGCGGCGGGTTTCTGGTCACCAAAGAAACCCCCAAAAGCTATATGATAAAAGCCCCTGATTACAAGCTTATTCCGGTAGAACGCCTGACTGCCCCCTGCCAAAAGGCCTGCCCCGCCGGCATAGATGTATCCCGTTATGTCCGCCTTTGCGGCGAAGGGAATTATGATGCGGCCTTGGCTGTAATCAAACAGGCCATGCCCTTCCCAGGAATATTGGGGCGGGTTTGCCTGGCCCCCTGTGAATCTGCCTGCCGCCAAGGCAAGTGCGGAGAATCTATAAGCATCAAACAGCTTAAACGGGCGGCCTATGAATACGGCCATTATACAGATACCATCACCGCCAAACCCACCGGCAAAAAAGTGGCCGTGGTTGGCTCTGGTCCGGCTGGCTTGGCAGCAGCTTATTTTCTGGCTAAAAAAGGGCATAAAGTAACTGTGTTTGAGGTTTTGCCGAAAGCCGGCGGCTATATGCGGGTAGGCATACCTGAATATGCACTGCCCCGCCAGATACTGGATGCCGAAATTGAAAACGTTGCCAAACTGGGTGTTGAGTTCAAGCTGGGTACAGCCGTAAATTCGCTGAGTAGCCTCAAAGAAATGGGGTTTGATGCCACTTTGCTGGCGCTGGGTGCCAATCAGGGAGTACGCCGCTCCAACATAATAGCCGCTTTCAGCGGAGCTACAGACGTATTTAAAAAATTCGGGCTGGCAGTTGAAAATATAAACGGCAGCAATGTGCTTAAGGTTGACGATGATACGCTTAGTACTTCGCAGGAGGGTGTTTTTGCCTGCGGAGACGCCGTAAACGGGCCTACATCTGTTATTCATGCCGTTGCCTCCGGTAAAAAAGCGGCCGCCAGTATAGACAAATATCTGGGCAGTGACGGCAAGTGGGTATACGAAAATATTGTAGCCCACGAGCCGGTATCCCGTGATATTTTCCTTGAACGTATTTTACCCAAGAGCAAACCTTTGAGTGTTAAATATGATATTAAGCAAGCCAAAGAGCGAAATGAAGAAATTGCCGGCTATAGCCGTGAAGTTGCCGCCGCCGAAGGCAAACGCTGCTGGCGCTGTGATTTGGAGGAATAA
- the efp gene encoding elongation factor P translates to MNIEEVSKNKKILLDDIPYNVDDVDFMKPGKGSAVYRIKFRNLMDGGILERTFHSGDKLKEADVSTYDMQYLYHENGNYIFMNTDTFEQHYMAEDRMGSRGVFLKDGMVIPVQLLGDTPIEITLPNFVELEVIETSMSTGKETVTAQNKPAKLSNGMEIGVPTFMKAGDIIKVDTRTGAYVERVGNKK, encoded by the coding sequence ATGAATATAGAGGAAGTCAGCAAGAACAAGAAAATCCTGTTGGATGATATACCGTACAACGTGGATGATGTGGATTTTATGAAGCCGGGCAAAGGAAGCGCTGTGTACAGGATAAAATTCCGCAACCTAATGGACGGCGGTATTCTGGAGCGCACTTTTCATTCCGGGGATAAGCTCAAAGAAGCTGATGTATCTACCTATGATATGCAGTATCTCTATCATGAAAACGGCAATTATATATTTATGAACACTGACACCTTTGAACAGCACTATATGGCTGAAGACCGCATGGGTTCAAGAGGCGTTTTCCTGAAAGATGGCATGGTTATCCCTGTGCAGCTTTTAGGTGATACGCCTATTGAAATCACGCTGCCTAATTTTGTTGAGTTGGAAGTAATTGAAACTTCCATGAGTACAGGCAAGGAAACAGTAACTGCCCAGAATAAACCAGCCAAACTTTCCAATGGCATGGAAATTGGTGTGCCAACATTTATGAAGGCAGGGGATATTATAAAAGTAGATACCCGTACCGGTGCCTATGTTGAAAGAGTAGGCAACAAGAAGTAA
- the nuoE gene encoding NADH-quinone oxidoreductase subunit NuoE, whose protein sequence is MCNCETKTPEVIDLSKLDNILDGYRDKADMLIQVLLKIQKEYNWLPKEALYKVSQILNVPVNRVYHVATFYKLFSVIPKGKHNVSVCVGTACHVFGAPKILDRLEKSLGIKAGETTPDLKFSLETVNCLGCCALGPVVVVDGHYHGKLPTADAEKILADYD, encoded by the coding sequence ATGTGTAATTGTGAGACTAAAACACCTGAGGTTATTGACTTGTCCAAGCTGGACAATATCCTTGACGGTTACCGTGATAAAGCTGATATGCTTATTCAGGTGCTCTTAAAAATTCAAAAAGAATACAACTGGCTTCCCAAAGAGGCTTTGTATAAAGTAAGCCAAATCCTGAATGTACCTGTGAATAGGGTTTATCATGTAGCCACTTTCTATAAACTTTTCAGCGTAATACCCAAAGGCAAGCACAATGTAAGTGTCTGCGTGGGTACTGCTTGCCACGTATTTGGTGCACCCAAGATACTTGACCGCCTGGAGAAATCACTGGGTATAAAAGCCGGCGAAACTACTCCTGACCTTAAGTTCTCTCTTGAAACGGTAAACTGTCTGGGTTGCTGTGCTTTAGGGCCGGTTGTGGTGGTTGACGGCCATTATCATGGCAAGTTGCCTACCGCCGATGCTGAAAAAATATTGGCAGACTACGATTAG
- a CDS encoding MarR family winged helix-turn-helix transcriptional regulator, translating to MTKENCFENAKTILVSDILGLIQKLYTEALVVPQGLLETEITMPQLRVLLLLRLNGPLSMGVISRKLCIGLATLTGIVDRLVRQGFVERETPPDNRRVVICHLTEKGISHYESLWQFTTDKIAELLDGVDNEGLSVIRNGFCILEKSAASKSAAIENTNRI from the coding sequence ATGACTAAGGAAAATTGCTTTGAAAATGCAAAAACAATCCTGGTTAGTGATATTCTGGGCCTTATCCAGAAACTTTATACTGAAGCACTGGTAGTACCGCAGGGATTGCTGGAAACAGAAATTACCATGCCCCAGTTACGAGTACTATTACTATTGCGTTTGAATGGGCCGCTTTCTATGGGTGTCATATCCAGAAAACTTTGCATTGGTTTGGCTACCCTTACGGGTATTGTAGATCGTCTGGTCAGGCAAGGCTTTGTAGAACGCGAAACCCCACCGGATAACCGCCGTGTAGTTATCTGCCATTTGACCGAAAAGGGGATCTCTCATTATGAGAGTCTGTGGCAGTTTACTACAGACAAAATAGCTGAACTGTTGGATGGGGTAGACAACGAAGGTTTGTCTGTAATACGCAACGGTTTCTGCATACTGGAAAAATCAGCTGCCAGCAAATCAGCGGCTATCGAAAATACTAATAGGATTTAA